A genomic stretch from Sphingobacterium sp. ML3W includes:
- a CDS encoding FecR family protein: MIESDKIVLAELIALKAKGIVLSQKQEEEIAQLLEKYPVSKTLIEEILNNGTIETPFDIRKIKMEDELARFQASFPPQRLPWYRSKKVYLWTGTFVAASLLLVIGIKWTQTSGTADYIVKDDSYGQKNDVLAGNTFAKLAIEGQDTLFLSVDPEQQLQTDLSIANNFLIYKKTNPAASTRTKHSLIVPKRATYQVELSDGTKVWLKPDSRLDYDANFSAGERRVKLQGEAFFVIAKDLNRPFFVESNGMEVKALGTQFNIRSYGGANPLVQLTEGKIKVKGKGKDMTIDAGHQILLQAQGLAALPLPNPEEASSWKDGFFSFKNKDMRQIMDEISRWYGVQLQIDCILDDKQYEGGINKNASLAQICSTLKDLTGYNFKIDSNILIINKT; encoded by the coding sequence ATGATAGAATCCGATAAAATCGTATTGGCAGAGCTAATAGCGCTCAAGGCTAAAGGTATCGTCCTTTCTCAAAAGCAGGAAGAGGAGATCGCACAGCTATTGGAAAAATATCCGGTATCCAAGACGCTTATCGAAGAAATTCTTAACAATGGAACAATAGAGACTCCATTTGATATCCGTAAGATCAAAATGGAGGATGAGCTGGCACGTTTCCAGGCATCATTTCCACCACAGCGTTTACCCTGGTACCGATCTAAAAAGGTATATCTATGGACAGGGACTTTCGTCGCCGCATCATTACTGCTCGTCATAGGAATAAAATGGACTCAAACCTCAGGTACAGCAGATTATATCGTTAAAGATGACAGTTATGGACAAAAGAATGATGTATTGGCAGGCAATACATTTGCAAAATTGGCTATTGAGGGTCAGGATACCCTCTTTTTATCCGTAGATCCTGAACAACAATTGCAAACTGACTTATCCATCGCTAACAATTTCTTGATCTACAAAAAAACAAATCCGGCGGCTTCAACACGAACAAAACATAGCTTGATTGTCCCTAAACGGGCCACTTATCAAGTTGAATTGAGTGATGGCACAAAAGTTTGGCTAAAACCAGACTCCCGCCTTGATTATGATGCAAATTTTAGTGCAGGAGAAAGAAGAGTCAAACTGCAGGGAGAGGCCTTCTTTGTCATTGCCAAAGATCTCAATAGGCCATTCTTTGTCGAAAGCAATGGAATGGAAGTGAAAGCACTTGGCACACAGTTTAATATCCGATCTTACGGTGGCGCTAATCCGCTCGTCCAATTGACTGAAGGAAAAATAAAGGTAAAGGGCAAAGGAAAAGATATGACTATTGACGCAGGTCACCAGATTTTACTACAAGCACAGGGACTTGCTGCATTACCACTTCCGAATCCTGAAGAAGCAAGCTCCTGGAAGGATGGATTCTTCTCTTTTAAAAATAAAGACATGAGACAGATCATGGATGAAATCAGCCGCTGGTATGGTGTTCAATTGCAAATAGACTGTATACTGGATGACAAACAATACGAAGGTGGGATCAATAAAAATGCATCTTTAGCACAGATCTGCAGTACCCTAAAAGACTTGACAGGTTATAACTTTAAAATTGACAGCAACATATTAATAATCAATAAAACCTGA
- a CDS encoding helix-turn-helix domain-containing protein → MKPLKKILYFTAMTSSLIHVGIPEILSTQLELTEPFYFIILMEQELHFSIDLVPYQSTAKSILFLSPFQLFSVQEKLPEHTKVLKFHGDFYCIEYHKDEVACNGLLFNNIYQQPHVALTQEAFQEIAAIIYKIDHLKYSSASFDQAITKTYLQLILAIASKQKILTNKRSLPTTSRKDPIDGFEQLLENEYKKHKSVSFYAEYYNLSSAAFTKKVKQKWGKSPSTLIQERIVLESKRLLHLTTKSIKEIAAELQYLDEFYFSRFFKKMTGVSPKVFREQVGVSIVAKKSML, encoded by the coding sequence ATGAAGCCCCTAAAAAAAATTTTGTATTTTACTGCAATGACGTCTTCACTTATTCACGTTGGAATCCCGGAGATCCTGTCAACACAGTTGGAATTGACAGAACCATTCTACTTCATTATTTTGATGGAACAGGAACTTCATTTTTCGATAGATCTGGTGCCTTATCAATCTACTGCAAAAAGTATTTTATTTCTATCTCCTTTTCAACTGTTTTCAGTTCAAGAAAAATTACCTGAACATACGAAGGTTTTAAAATTTCATGGCGATTTCTATTGCATCGAGTATCATAAGGATGAGGTAGCTTGTAATGGTTTATTATTCAACAATATTTACCAGCAACCACATGTCGCATTGACGCAAGAGGCATTTCAGGAGATTGCTGCGATTATATACAAAATAGATCATTTAAAATATTCGTCCGCTTCCTTTGATCAAGCTATTACAAAGACCTACCTGCAGCTTATCCTCGCCATTGCAAGCAAACAGAAGATATTGACCAACAAACGATCCTTACCAACCACATCACGTAAGGATCCCATCGATGGTTTTGAACAGCTTTTGGAAAATGAGTACAAAAAACATAAAAGTGTCTCTTTTTACGCTGAATACTATAATCTGAGTTCTGCCGCTTTCACGAAAAAAGTGAAACAGAAATGGGGTAAATCCCCCTCCACACTTATTCAGGAACGTATTGTGCTTGAAAGCAAAAGGCTTCTCCACTTGACCACAAAGAGCATCAAAGAAATTGCGGCCGAACTACAGTACCTTGATGAGTTTTATTTCAGTAGATTTTTCAAAAAGATGACTGGTGTATCTCCTAAGGTCTTTCGCGAACAGGTCGGAGTATCTATTGTTGCCAAAAAGTCTATGTTATAA
- a CDS encoding universal stress protein yields MKRIIVATDYAEEAEHALNFILEVFAGKEYEIVLFSLQNPSIHAMNARLSPDSMFKIFEHQNKILKHKAEAITQQSGVPTVPYLATGLFYDQITKCIQETDADLLVMGMAKRSFDQDMLGNTTTAAISRLKIPILSVPLGAQFTGLKHILFACDIVRGVQKEILEKVKDFAADFNAVLEVLNIRKTVEQLNEEKGTATREAINDVMGIVSYYYKNVTSNEVVKAIRDEVKESHTDLLVMIPYKYGFWSSLTHRSKTRMMASGLDVPLLTISI; encoded by the coding sequence ATGAAACGGATTATTGTTGCTACAGACTACGCTGAAGAGGCAGAACATGCCTTGAATTTTATATTGGAAGTTTTTGCAGGTAAAGAATATGAGATTGTCTTATTTTCTCTCCAGAACCCTTCCATCCATGCGATGAATGCACGTCTTTCTCCCGATTCTATGTTCAAAATTTTTGAACATCAAAACAAGATTTTAAAACATAAAGCGGAAGCTATTACCCAGCAGAGTGGGGTGCCCACGGTCCCTTATCTGGCTACGGGTTTGTTCTATGATCAAATTACAAAATGTATTCAGGAAACAGATGCCGATCTATTGGTCATGGGTATGGCCAAACGTTCGTTTGACCAGGATATGTTGGGCAATACGACGACCGCAGCCATCAGTAGACTAAAAATTCCTATTCTCTCCGTACCATTGGGAGCACAATTTACTGGCCTAAAACATATTCTATTTGCCTGCGACATTGTTCGTGGTGTTCAAAAGGAAATTCTAGAAAAAGTTAAAGATTTTGCAGCTGACTTTAATGCTGTCTTAGAGGTGCTCAATATCCGTAAAACCGTCGAACAGCTAAACGAGGAAAAAGGTACCGCAACCCGCGAAGCCATCAATGATGTGATGGGGATCGTCAGCTATTACTATAAAAATGTAACTTCAAATGAGGTGGTGAAGGCCATTCGTGATGAGGTCAAAGAAAGCCATACGGATCTATTGGTTATGATTCCTTATAAGTATGGTTTCTGGAGCTCATTGACACATCGTAGCAAAACGCGGATGATGGCCTCTGGTCTCGATGTTCCATTGCTAACAATATCAATATAG
- a CDS encoding Gfo/Idh/MocA family oxidoreductase — MEIRKIRMGMIGGGKNAFIGAVHRMAAGIDGQVELCCGALSSDPLKAQESGELLSLPTDRIYTNFREMILRESQLPPDERMHFVSIVTPNVAHFEPAMLALEHGFHVLLEKPMTFSLQEAQLLQQKVNESGLLLCVTYTYSAYPMVKQARQLVREGKLGNIRKIMVEYPQGWLSTLIENESPLAAWRTDPERGGLSSCMGDIGTHAAHLAEYISDLKITKVCADLRTVVAGRRLEDDGNVLLGFENDATGVLSASQVAAGEENALKIRIYGEKAGLEWNQQEPNSLLLKPLNEPAQLFRAGQQYLSPLAQHNSRLPAGHPEGYIEAFANIYRNFSATILAKINGTSPSEAMLDFPTVADGTRGMKFIETVIASGQSSQKWTPL; from the coding sequence ATGGAAATCAGAAAAATCAGAATGGGCATGATAGGCGGTGGCAAGAATGCCTTTATTGGTGCTGTGCACCGTATGGCTGCAGGGATAGATGGACAGGTCGAACTATGCTGCGGCGCATTAAGTTCTGACCCCCTTAAAGCACAGGAGTCCGGAGAGCTGCTTTCACTCCCTACGGATCGAATCTATACAAATTTCCGGGAAATGATCCTGCGCGAAAGTCAGTTGCCCCCTGACGAACGGATGCATTTTGTTAGTATTGTCACTCCCAATGTTGCCCATTTTGAACCCGCCATGCTTGCACTTGAACATGGATTTCATGTACTTCTGGAAAAACCCATGACCTTCTCCCTGCAAGAGGCCCAATTATTACAGCAGAAAGTCAATGAATCGGGATTGCTACTTTGCGTCACCTATACCTATTCGGCCTATCCGATGGTCAAACAAGCACGCCAGCTGGTCCGTGAAGGCAAGCTCGGCAATATCCGTAAAATCATGGTCGAATATCCACAGGGCTGGCTCAGTACATTGATCGAAAACGAATCGCCACTTGCCGCCTGGCGGACAGACCCTGAAAGAGGTGGACTAAGCAGCTGTATGGGCGATATCGGAACACATGCCGCTCATCTGGCTGAATATATTTCCGATTTAAAAATCACCAAAGTATGTGCTGATCTTCGTACGGTCGTAGCAGGAAGGCGACTGGAAGATGACGGTAATGTCCTGCTGGGATTTGAAAATGATGCAACAGGCGTACTCTCGGCTTCACAGGTAGCGGCAGGCGAAGAGAATGCTTTAAAAATAAGGATATATGGAGAAAAAGCCGGTTTAGAATGGAACCAGCAAGAGCCCAATAGCCTCCTGCTGAAACCGCTTAACGAACCGGCACAACTGTTCCGTGCAGGACAGCAATATCTCAGTCCTCTGGCTCAACACAACAGTCGCTTACCCGCTGGGCATCCGGAAGGCTACATCGAAGCATTTGCCAATATCTATCGGAATTTTTCAGCTACAATTCTTGCAAAAATAAACGGCACCAGTCCCTCCGAGGCCATGTTGGATTTCCCCACCGTCGCAGATGGAACTAGGGGCATGAAATTTATCGAAACGGTAATAGCTTCTGGGCAGTCCAGTCAAAAGTGGACTCCACTATGA
- a CDS encoding fatty acid desaturase, protein MTHQQKSSQIRKEINLSYQQLKRAYPLLKLQNSIGLAIFLIAIIAILAVSIGWYKTLVPTWLMIVANAFFMGVLHEIEHDLIHWLYFKKQKTVHHLMLFTVWILRPLTVNPWIRRTLHHHHHKFSGTLHDVEERSVTNGERWTIKRLLTTPDVVLGGLLRLHRMFSDMDREVKNGNLKVETSSKLKQIMFLSIVPVTIFAHAILYFFFVDALLDWLNGYSVVDLSFPHYVDNMLISLNVIIYTILLPNLLRQFCLHFITSNIHYFGDVEEGNVIEQAQVLNIWWTYPMQLFCFFFGWTHSIHHFVVNETFYVRHIGRKKAQEVLKKYGVRFNDLGTFKRANRFREFSK, encoded by the coding sequence TTGACACATCAGCAAAAGTCGAGTCAGATCAGAAAGGAGATAAATCTTTCCTATCAACAGCTTAAAAGGGCTTATCCTCTATTAAAACTTCAGAATAGTATCGGATTGGCTATATTTTTAATTGCTATTATTGCTATCCTTGCTGTATCGATAGGTTGGTACAAAACACTTGTTCCTACCTGGTTGATGATTGTTGCGAATGCTTTTTTTATGGGGGTTCTTCATGAAATCGAGCATGATCTTATTCATTGGCTTTATTTTAAAAAGCAGAAGACTGTGCATCATCTTATGCTTTTCACCGTTTGGATCTTACGTCCGCTGACAGTCAACCCTTGGATCCGACGTACCTTACACCACCATCATCATAAATTTTCAGGGACATTACATGATGTGGAGGAGCGTAGTGTGACCAATGGCGAACGTTGGACAATTAAACGTCTGTTGACAACGCCTGATGTAGTTTTGGGTGGACTACTGCGTTTACATCGTATGTTTAGTGATATGGATCGGGAAGTCAAGAATGGAAACCTGAAAGTGGAGACATCGTCAAAATTGAAACAGATCATGTTTTTGAGTATTGTACCTGTGACGATTTTTGCACATGCCATCTTATATTTCTTCTTTGTGGATGCGTTATTGGATTGGTTGAATGGATATTCTGTCGTGGATTTGAGTTTTCCACACTATGTGGATAACATGTTGATAAGTCTAAATGTGATTATTTATACGATCCTGTTGCCTAATTTACTGCGGCAGTTCTGCTTGCATTTTATCACTTCCAATATACATTATTTCGGTGATGTGGAAGAGGGGAATGTGATCGAGCAGGCGCAGGTTCTGAACATCTGGTGGACATATCCGATGCAATTATTCTGTTTCTTTTTTGGCTGGACACATAGTATTCATCACTTTGTCGTCAATGAAACCTTCTATGTGCGACATATCGGTCGCAAGAAAGCACAGGAAGTGCTGAAAAAGTACGGTGTTCGATTTAATGATCTGGGCACTTTTAAAAGGGCTAACCGTTTTCGGGAATTTTCCAAGTAA
- a CDS encoding RNA polymerase sigma-70 factor yields MKSSFEQLFTDYFVRLCVFVYPMVSSEELAKDIVHDAFVVLLDLPELLSKDAAVQKSFLYSTVKNMAMNHLRRAKVINKYTMLSNHDELDDTDLLTSIIKAEVISELHRELERLPSGCQHVCRLIYLEGKKYEEVAKELNISVNTVKSQRKLALKMLREKFTSLSIISLLSLLTTLYK; encoded by the coding sequence ATGAAGTCATCCTTTGAACAACTTTTTACAGACTATTTTGTCCGTCTTTGTGTGTTTGTTTATCCGATGGTCAGTTCTGAAGAACTGGCAAAAGATATTGTGCATGACGCTTTTGTCGTGTTATTGGATCTCCCTGAGCTGCTCAGCAAGGATGCAGCTGTACAGAAAAGCTTCTTATACAGCACGGTCAAAAATATGGCTATGAACCACCTGCGCAGGGCCAAAGTCATTAATAAATACACGATGTTGTCAAATCATGACGAGCTAGATGACACAGACCTCCTTACTTCAATTATAAAAGCCGAAGTGATCAGTGAATTGCATAGGGAATTGGAACGGTTACCGAGCGGCTGCCAGCATGTCTGCCGTTTGATTTACCTGGAAGGTAAGAAATACGAAGAGGTCGCTAAGGAGCTAAACATCTCTGTCAACACCGTAAAATCACAACGGAAGCTCGCACTAAAAATGCTGCGTGAGAAGTTCACTTCTTTATCGATCATAAGCTTATTAAGCTTACTTACAACTCTTTATAAATAA
- a CDS encoding sugar phosphate isomerase/epimerase, translating to MKRRTLIGSLMAGCMLLAVNPTFAQQKAAKKEIGLQLYSVREEISKNPNFDQILQKIASLGYTGVEAAGYKDGKLYNLSPQEFKAKVEKTGMKVLSSHATKTLSAQELASGDFSESLKWWDECIAAHKAAGMKYIVTPWMDVPKTLKDLETQCRYLDAVGAKCRQQGILYGYHNHAHEFKKVEDKVMFDYMLEHTNPENVFFEMDVYWAVIGDVSPVDYFNKYAGRFKALHIKDHREIGQSGMVGFDAIFNNAKTGGLKYLFVELEDTRNDIYTGLEQSIDYLKKASFVKDSYSK from the coding sequence ATGAAAAGAAGAACACTTATCGGATCTTTAATGGCCGGCTGCATGCTATTGGCCGTCAATCCGACTTTTGCGCAACAAAAAGCCGCAAAAAAAGAAATTGGTCTACAGTTGTACTCTGTACGTGAAGAAATCAGCAAAAACCCGAATTTCGATCAAATTCTGCAAAAGATCGCTTCACTCGGTTATACAGGCGTAGAAGCTGCTGGCTATAAAGATGGTAAACTGTACAACCTAAGCCCACAGGAATTTAAAGCCAAAGTGGAAAAAACAGGAATGAAGGTTTTGTCTTCACATGCGACAAAAACATTGTCTGCGCAGGAACTTGCTTCCGGCGATTTCTCCGAGTCCTTGAAATGGTGGGACGAATGTATCGCTGCACACAAAGCCGCTGGTATGAAATACATTGTAACGCCTTGGATGGATGTGCCTAAGACGCTCAAAGATCTTGAAACGCAATGCCGCTATTTGGACGCTGTGGGTGCAAAATGCCGCCAACAGGGAATATTGTATGGATATCACAATCACGCACACGAATTTAAAAAGGTGGAGGATAAAGTGATGTTCGATTACATGTTGGAGCATACCAATCCTGAAAATGTGTTTTTTGAAATGGATGTTTACTGGGCAGTAATCGGAGATGTAAGCCCTGTGGATTATTTTAACAAGTACGCTGGCAGATTTAAAGCTTTACATATCAAAGACCACCGTGAAATCGGTCAAAGTGGAATGGTCGGATTTGATGCTATCTTTAACAATGCTAAAACAGGTGGACTGAAATATCTGTTCGTTGAATTGGAAGATACACGCAATGATATTTATACTGGTCTTGAGCAAAGCATTGACTACCTGAAAAAGGCTTCTTTTGTAAAAGATAGCTATTCAAAATAG
- a CDS encoding GNAT family N-acetyltransferase encodes MSQLVFRDARQEDLPRIVAIYNTTIASRMVTADTSPVTVESRQKWFDEHSPSKRPLWLVEEKNNILGWVSFQSFYGRPAYDATVEISIYLDEQQRGRGLGKQILQYCIDKAPSLGVNTLLGFIFAHNVPSITLFEKMGFQEWANLPNIATLDGVERSLKILGKRLN; translated from the coding sequence ATGAGCCAGTTAGTATTTCGTGACGCTAGACAAGAAGATTTACCTCGTATCGTAGCCATATACAATACCACCATTGCTTCAAGAATGGTCACAGCAGACACCAGTCCTGTAACCGTAGAAAGCAGACAGAAATGGTTTGATGAACACAGCCCGTCAAAGAGACCATTATGGTTGGTAGAGGAAAAAAATAATATCCTCGGCTGGGTCAGCTTCCAGTCTTTTTACGGTCGACCAGCATACGATGCTACAGTAGAGATCAGCATCTATCTGGATGAACAGCAGCGAGGCCGGGGACTGGGGAAGCAAATTCTCCAATACTGCATAGACAAAGCCCCAAGCCTTGGCGTAAATACCCTATTAGGCTTCATCTTTGCACACAATGTCCCTAGTATCACCTTATTTGAAAAAATGGGATTCCAGGAATGGGCCAACCTTCCCAATATCGCTACGCTAGATGGGGTAGAACGAAGTCTAAAAATACTTGGGAAAAGATTGAATTAG
- a CDS encoding helix-turn-helix transcriptional regulator, whose product MTDNNKHRLEWIGLRFRTRRNELYYSLRDVSNLTGISTGTLNGIEKGRDLTMTNFLLLCHSLEIQPKVFFQDDITFNPPYSLSPDVQERISINKKLDQLVYHSDFFHHPKRVAEVLNELGVDKSQSNKFSVYLSAYCEEGALTYEQQGNYKEYRKKGDVTWKIPENG is encoded by the coding sequence ATGACGGATAATAACAAACACAGACTGGAATGGATTGGTTTACGCTTTCGCACAAGGCGTAATGAACTCTATTATTCTTTGAGAGATGTATCAAACCTGACAGGAATTTCCACTGGGACGTTAAATGGCATAGAAAAGGGCCGAGATCTCACCATGACCAACTTCCTCCTACTTTGTCATAGTCTTGAGATCCAACCCAAAGTTTTCTTTCAGGACGATATTACATTCAATCCGCCTTATTCACTCTCTCCTGACGTGCAAGAAAGAATCTCGATCAATAAGAAACTAGATCAGCTGGTTTACCACTCTGATTTCTTTCATCATCCCAAACGCGTAGCGGAGGTTCTAAATGAATTGGGGGTTGACAAAAGTCAAAGCAACAAGTTCTCCGTATATCTTTCCGCTTATTGCGAAGAAGGTGCACTTACATATGAACAACAAGGCAACTATAAAGAATACCGAAAGAAAGGTGACGTTACTTGGAAAATTCCCGAAAACGGTTAG
- a CDS encoding DUF417 family protein yields the protein MEKIINMFARSQNSFINFARIAIFIVMAWIGGLKVYQYEADGIVPFVINSPFMNFFYHNTGKYAEDKNGKLVPEYQLFKNPEGLMVKKNMSWHQQNGTYTFAYLLGFVIVVISSMTLLGIWFPKIGLWGAIFTIGMSIVTLTFLITTPETFVPKLDGDFPSPNVGFPYLSAAGRLVIKDVIMLATGILIASDSAKRILANKSTF from the coding sequence ATGGAAAAAATAATAAACATGTTCGCGAGAAGCCAAAACAGCTTTATCAATTTTGCCCGCATCGCGATATTTATCGTCATGGCCTGGATAGGTGGTTTAAAAGTGTATCAATACGAAGCAGATGGTATTGTACCATTTGTCATCAATAGTCCCTTTATGAATTTCTTTTACCACAACACCGGAAAATATGCCGAGGATAAAAATGGAAAACTGGTTCCTGAATATCAGCTATTCAAAAATCCAGAAGGCTTGATGGTGAAGAAAAACATGAGCTGGCATCAGCAAAATGGGACATATACCTTTGCTTATTTGTTGGGTTTTGTGATTGTTGTTATCAGTTCGATGACTTTATTGGGAATCTGGTTTCCAAAAATAGGTTTATGGGGCGCCATTTTTACGATAGGGATGTCCATCGTGACACTAACTTTTCTCATAACCACACCTGAGACCTTTGTACCAAAACTAGATGGTGATTTCCCTTCACCAAATGTTGGCTTTCCTTACCTATCCGCAGCAGGCCGTTTGGTAATAAAAGATGTTATTATGCTAGCAACAGGGATACTCATTGCTTCCGATAGCGCAAAGCGCATACTGGCCAATAAATCCACCTTCTAA
- a CDS encoding glycoside hydrolase family 18 protein, which translates to MKSKNSINPLKLITLGFTAIALLLMTGSPQRSCAQGKNKKVVIAYVTSWSTVMPDPTYLTHINYAFGHVNDNFDGVRIDNEARLKSIIELKKAHPHLKVLLSIGGWGSGRFSEMAANVVNREKFAKDCERVVKEFKLDGIDIDWEYPTNSSAGISAAESDTENFTLLMRDIRKTIGRKKLLTLASVSSGQYIAFDQIKNDVDFVNIMTYDSGNPPYHHASLHRSPLSGRTTCAEAVKAHIAAGMPAEKLVLGIPFYGRGNKTDIKGFIDYKDLLNLQGFEQKWDNEAKAHYLVNAQGELVLTFETPESIALKCDYVYAQGLLGAMYWEYAGDTEGGVLRDAVYKGIVR; encoded by the coding sequence ATGAAATCTAAAAATAGTATAAATCCCCTCAAGTTAATAACCCTTGGCTTTACAGCGATAGCCTTATTGTTAATGACAGGTAGTCCACAACGGAGTTGTGCACAGGGAAAAAATAAAAAAGTGGTGATTGCCTACGTTACATCCTGGTCAACAGTGATGCCGGATCCGACTTACCTGACCCATATCAATTATGCATTCGGGCATGTAAATGACAATTTTGACGGCGTGCGTATCGACAATGAAGCAAGATTAAAAAGTATTATTGAGTTGAAGAAGGCACATCCTCATTTGAAGGTATTGTTATCCATTGGTGGATGGGGAAGTGGTCGCTTTAGTGAAATGGCTGCTAATGTCGTTAATCGGGAAAAATTTGCCAAGGATTGTGAACGGGTTGTAAAAGAGTTTAAACTTGACGGTATTGATATTGATTGGGAATATCCAACCAACTCTTCTGCCGGTATTTCTGCGGCGGAATCGGATACCGAGAATTTTACCTTATTGATGCGGGATATCCGGAAAACTATTGGTAGGAAAAAACTATTGACACTTGCTTCGGTATCAAGTGGTCAGTATATTGCTTTTGATCAGATTAAAAACGATGTAGACTTTGTGAACATCATGACTTACGACTCGGGCAATCCACCGTATCACCATGCGAGTTTGCATCGTTCTCCCTTATCGGGGCGCACGACTTGTGCTGAAGCTGTCAAGGCGCATATTGCCGCTGGAATGCCTGCCGAAAAATTGGTGCTCGGTATTCCGTTTTACGGACGGGGAAATAAAACGGACATCAAGGGGTTTATAGACTATAAGGATCTTCTGAATTTACAGGGCTTTGAACAGAAATGGGACAATGAAGCGAAGGCCCACTATCTGGTCAATGCACAGGGAGAATTGGTGCTGACTTTTGAAACTCCAGAATCCATTGCCTTGAAATGTGATTATGTGTATGCACAGGGCTTATTGGGAGCAATGTATTGGGAATATGCCGGTGATACCGAAGGTGGGGTGTTACGGGATGCAGTGTATAAGGGAATTGTACGTTGA
- a CDS encoding DUF5009 domain-containing protein, translated as MDQQQPKQSIRIRSMDVMRGMTLFLMLFVNDLFAPGVPEWLLHTKAEVDGMGLADWVFPGFLFMVGMAVPYAIAAREKLGESTCLIFAHIVTRTASLILIGILILNGGRVDASLTGMSSFWWLGLLYLCVFLIWNRYPTTSGNQTLFKSMRLLGVLGICYLVYCFKAAEGKGLEIGWWGILGLIGWGYFAAATTFVLSRGRLAIVACFWLLFLLLNILSQTEYKLHIPIVGSYLNVLLSGNVPCIVLAGTIIGLLIKRYAATPKLLLGWMLIIGILWLVGGFALRPWFILSKIHGTPSWALLCCGISLLLLLVIYYVIDIRKYHKGIFVFEEAGKNSLTTYLAPDLIYFICWGLQIPLFFYKQSGNMLLAVAGSLLWAFAMLWYAILLKKINIYLKL; from the coding sequence ATGGATCAACAACAACCTAAACAATCAATTCGAATTCGCTCAATGGATGTCATGCGGGGTATGACTCTATTTCTCATGTTATTTGTCAACGATTTATTTGCACCCGGTGTTCCAGAATGGCTGTTGCATACCAAAGCGGAAGTCGATGGCATGGGGCTGGCGGATTGGGTTTTTCCGGGATTCCTTTTTATGGTCGGCATGGCTGTGCCCTATGCTATTGCTGCCCGAGAGAAACTGGGGGAATCTACTTGTCTGATTTTTGCGCATATTGTCACCCGTACAGCGAGTTTGATCCTGATTGGTATCTTGATTCTGAACGGTGGACGTGTGGATGCTTCATTGACGGGTATGTCTAGTTTTTGGTGGCTAGGATTGTTGTATCTCTGCGTATTTCTGATCTGGAATAGGTATCCTACTACATCCGGCAATCAAACTTTATTTAAAAGTATGCGTCTTCTTGGAGTCTTGGGGATCTGTTATTTGGTTTATTGCTTTAAAGCTGCGGAAGGTAAAGGCTTGGAGATTGGTTGGTGGGGAATCTTGGGCTTGATCGGATGGGGTTATTTTGCAGCAGCTACTACTTTTGTGTTAAGTCGGGGAAGGCTCGCTATTGTAGCATGCTTTTGGCTATTGTTTCTTCTCCTGAATATCCTCTCTCAAACGGAATACAAATTGCATATTCCAATTGTTGGGAGCTACCTGAATGTGCTGTTATCGGGTAATGTACCTTGCATTGTATTGGCCGGGACAATCATTGGTCTATTGATCAAACGGTATGCCGCTACACCGAAGCTACTTTTAGGTTGGATGCTAATTATTGGAATACTATGGTTAGTGGGCGGGTTTGCACTGCGTCCTTGGTTTATATTGTCCAAAATTCATGGCACGCCGAGCTGGGCATTGCTCTGTTGTGGTATCAGCCTGCTCTTACTGCTTGTTATCTACTATGTAATAGATATTCGGAAATATCATAAAGGAATATTCGTCTTCGAGGAAGCCGGAAAGAATTCTTTGACGACCTATCTCGCACCGGATTTAATTTATTTCATCTGTTGGGGATTGCAGATTCCTTTGTTTTTCTATAAACAATCGGGTAACATGCTCCTTGCTGTTGCTGGTTCGCTGCTATGGGCTTTCGCCATGCTGTGGTATGCTATTTTACTGAAAAAGATAAATATCTATTTAAAACTTTAA